One stretch of Azoarcus sp. KH32C DNA includes these proteins:
- a CDS encoding hybrid sensor histidine kinase/response regulator, with protein MSAASERDLSQLSMLELFRLDAEMQVQALTDGLLALGADAVAAAPLEACMRAAHSLKGAARMVELDAGVAVANAMEDCFVAAQRGGLQLGQPEIDILLRGVDLIVRVTQTPEAEIDVWSGGARAEVTELVAALSTLVAGRSNAAVARVETAVVQSVEAEATEAGGAEIAAVPPEPPAALRPEPGAAAIAHDAPARVLRVGADNLNRLLGLASESLVESRALAPFSTALLRLKRLQGEACKALDSLHERFIDAAAGTARDDSGIALVAAAREQLGVCQAFLTERLAEMELADSRSTQLAHRLYDAALACRMRPFADGLRGYPRLVRDLGRTLGKLVRLEIEGGATPVDREILERLDAPLGHLLRNAVDHGIEPAAARRAAGKPEEGLVRLAARHSAGRLHIVVADDGGGIDQDRLRRTVVERRLANAEMAAELSETELLEFLFLPGFSLKEEVSDVSGRGVGLDAVRDTIRELRGHLRLNSTVGEGTRFQLELPLTLSVVRALLVDIGGEPYAFPLAHIACTLKLSSAQVEQLEGRQHFSLAGRRIGLVAARQLFGGETGPLHETLSVVVVGEGAHAYGLVTDGFLGERELVVQPLDPRLGKVEGIAAGALMEDGAPLLIVDVEDLLRTLDKLVAGGRVGRLAEEAQGARTRRRRVLVVDDSLTVRELERKLLDRAGYEVEAAVDGMDGWNTVRSGHFDLVVTDIDMPRLDGIELVSLIRKDPHLKSLPVMVVSYKDREEDRRRGLDAGADYYLAKGSFHDEGLLQAVADLIGEGR; from the coding sequence ATGAGTGCCGCGAGCGAGCGCGATCTCAGCCAGCTGTCGATGCTGGAGCTCTTCCGCCTCGACGCCGAAATGCAGGTCCAGGCGCTGACCGACGGCCTGCTCGCGCTCGGCGCCGATGCCGTCGCTGCCGCCCCGCTCGAAGCTTGCATGCGTGCCGCGCACTCGCTGAAAGGGGCGGCGCGGATGGTCGAGCTCGATGCCGGCGTCGCTGTCGCGAATGCGATGGAGGACTGCTTCGTCGCCGCGCAGCGCGGCGGGCTGCAGCTCGGCCAGCCGGAAATCGACATCCTCCTGCGCGGCGTGGACCTGATCGTGCGCGTCACGCAAACGCCGGAGGCGGAAATCGACGTCTGGTCCGGGGGCGCGCGGGCCGAGGTGACGGAGCTCGTCGCGGCGCTGAGTACCCTGGTCGCCGGACGTTCCAATGCCGCGGTGGCAAGGGTCGAAACAGCGGTCGTCCAGTCGGTCGAGGCCGAGGCGACGGAGGCGGGCGGGGCGGAAATCGCCGCCGTGCCGCCGGAGCCGCCGGCTGCTCTGAGGCCGGAGCCGGGCGCCGCCGCGATTGCGCACGATGCGCCGGCGCGCGTGCTGCGTGTTGGTGCCGACAACCTCAATCGCCTGCTCGGCCTCGCCAGCGAATCGCTGGTCGAATCGCGCGCGCTGGCGCCCTTTTCCACTGCGCTGCTGCGCCTGAAGCGCTTGCAGGGCGAGGCCTGCAAGGCACTGGACAGCCTGCATGAGCGCTTCATCGATGCGGCGGCCGGCACGGCCCGGGACGATTCGGGCATCGCCCTGGTGGCGGCGGCGCGCGAGCAACTGGGCGTCTGCCAGGCTTTCCTGACCGAGCGGCTGGCGGAAATGGAGCTCGCCGACAGCCGCAGCACGCAGCTCGCGCATCGTCTCTACGATGCCGCGCTGGCGTGCCGCATGCGCCCCTTCGCCGACGGGTTGCGGGGCTACCCTCGGCTGGTGCGCGATCTCGGCCGGACGCTGGGAAAATTGGTGCGCCTCGAAATCGAGGGCGGCGCGACCCCGGTCGATCGCGAGATCCTCGAACGCCTCGATGCGCCGCTCGGCCATCTGCTGCGCAATGCCGTCGACCATGGCATCGAACCCGCGGCGGCGCGGCGTGCCGCCGGCAAGCCGGAGGAAGGACTGGTGCGCCTCGCGGCCCGGCACAGCGCCGGGCGCCTGCACATCGTCGTCGCCGATGACGGCGGCGGCATCGATCAGGACAGGCTGCGCCGGACCGTCGTCGAACGCCGCCTGGCCAATGCGGAGATGGCGGCCGAGCTGAGCGAGACCGAGCTGCTGGAGTTCCTTTTCCTGCCCGGCTTCTCCCTCAAGGAGGAGGTGAGCGACGTCTCTGGCCGGGGCGTCGGTCTCGATGCCGTGCGCGACACGATCCGCGAGTTGCGCGGCCATCTGCGCCTCAACTCGACCGTGGGCGAGGGCACGCGCTTCCAGCTCGAACTTCCGCTCACCTTGTCCGTGGTGCGTGCGCTGCTCGTCGATATCGGCGGCGAACCCTACGCCTTTCCGCTCGCGCATATCGCCTGCACGCTCAAGCTTTCGAGCGCGCAGGTCGAGCAGCTGGAGGGACGCCAGCATTTTTCCCTCGCCGGGCGCCGCATCGGCCTTGTCGCCGCGCGCCAGCTCTTCGGCGGCGAGACCGGTCCGCTTCACGAGACCCTGTCCGTGGTCGTCGTCGGGGAGGGCGCTCATGCGTACGGGCTCGTCACGGACGGTTTCCTCGGCGAGCGCGAACTCGTCGTGCAGCCCCTCGATCCCCGCCTCGGCAAGGTCGAGGGCATTGCCGCCGGGGCGCTGATGGAGGACGGCGCGCCGCTGCTGATCGTCGATGTCGAGGATCTGCTGCGCACGCTCGACAAGCTGGTCGCCGGTGGCCGGGTCGGCCGGCTGGCGGAGGAGGCGCAAGGCGCCCGCACGCGGCGCCGGCGGGTGCTGGTGGTGGACGATTCGCTCACCGTCCGCGAACTCGAGCGCAAGCTCCTCGACCGGGCGGGCTACGAAGTCGAGGCCGCGGTCGATGGCATGGATGGCTGGAACACGGTGCGCAGCGGGCACTTCGACCTCGTCGTCACCGACATCGACATGCCACGCCTCGACGGCATCGAGCTCGTGTCGCTGATCCGCAAGGATCCGCACCTGAAGTCGCTGCCGGTGATGGTCGTCTCCTACAAGGATCGCGAGGAGGACCGCCGACGGGGCCTCGACGCCGGGGCCGATTACTACCTGGCCAAGGGGAGCTTCCACGACGAGGGCCTGCTCCAGGCGGTGGCGGACTTGATCGGAGAGGGAAGATGA
- a CDS encoding chemotaxis response regulator protein-glutamate methylesterase — translation MKIAIVNDLPMAVEALRRALAGNSGHQVVWTAADGAEAVARCKQETPDLLLMDLVMPGMDGVEATRRIMDETPCAILIVTSSVGANTWRVFDAMGHGALDAVDTPVLGGDPRTGAASLLAKIDAIGRLIGGGRPVAMPAVRRQSVGIERLVAIGASAGGPAALSALLSALPGDFPAAVVIVQHVDRQFAVGMAEWLRQHSRLPVQVAEEGDRPQPGRVLLAGTNDHLAFTSAHRLGYTREPVDCVYRPSVDAFFHSVCRFWPGETIGVLLTGMGRDGALGLKALRDRGWHTIAQDRTTSAVYGMPKAAADVSAAVEILALDRIARRLVERFGRVPQGGARTVAMPPTE, via the coding sequence ATGAAGATTGCGATCGTGAACGACCTCCCGATGGCGGTCGAGGCGCTGCGCCGGGCGCTGGCCGGAAATTCTGGGCACCAGGTCGTCTGGACCGCGGCTGACGGCGCCGAGGCCGTGGCGCGGTGCAAGCAGGAGACGCCGGACCTCCTGCTCATGGATCTCGTGATGCCGGGGATGGACGGGGTCGAGGCGACGCGGCGGATCATGGACGAGACGCCGTGCGCGATCCTGATCGTGACCTCGAGCGTCGGCGCGAACACCTGGCGGGTCTTCGACGCAATGGGGCATGGTGCGCTCGATGCCGTCGATACGCCCGTGCTCGGAGGCGATCCGCGAACGGGCGCGGCGTCGCTGCTGGCCAAGATCGACGCCATTGGCCGCCTGATCGGTGGGGGCCGGCCGGTGGCCATGCCCGCGGTGCGCCGGCAATCCGTCGGGATCGAGCGGCTGGTCGCGATCGGCGCGTCGGCCGGCGGCCCGGCGGCGCTCTCGGCCCTGCTCTCGGCCCTGCCCGGCGACTTTCCGGCGGCAGTCGTCATCGTTCAGCACGTCGACCGCCAGTTCGCGGTCGGCATGGCCGAATGGTTGAGGCAGCATTCGCGGCTGCCGGTGCAGGTTGCGGAAGAGGGCGACCGGCCGCAGCCGGGCCGTGTCCTGCTCGCCGGGACCAACGACCACCTGGCATTCACGTCCGCCCACAGGCTGGGCTACACCCGGGAGCCCGTCGACTGTGTCTATCGGCCATCGGTCGATGCGTTCTTCCACAGTGTCTGCCGCTTCTGGCCGGGCGAGACCATCGGTGTCCTGCTGACCGGCATGGGCCGGGACGGGGCGCTGGGTCTCAAGGCCCTGCGCGACCGCGGCTGGCACACCATCGCCCAGGACCGGACGACGAGCGCCGTCTATGGCATGCCGAAAGCAGCCGCAGACGTCAGCGCGGCGGTCGAGATCCTGGCGCTCGACCGGATCGCGCGGCGGCTCGTCGAGCGCTTCGGCCGGGTACCGCAGGGCGGCGCGAGGACGGTGGCCATGCCGCCCACAGAATGA
- a CDS encoding metallophosphoesterase family protein, with the protein MKLQIVSDIHLGLAPCEIPDTGADLLILAGDIHRPREAIEWAAALKRPAIYVAGNHEYYGSSVPATNRLLSELSRDTAVTVLDCEEKRIGDVRILGATLWTDFRLAGEVREQAMDDAVRFSRDFSRIAVDEDQKELFTPSHCVALFERHAAWLEARLAERFDGITVVVTHFAPARGSIAERFAGSPLNACFVSDLEALVAGSDAALWIHGHTHDSFDYRVGGTRVLANPRGYVLKGVAENARFDPGLTVQVD; encoded by the coding sequence ATGAAACTGCAGATCGTATCGGACATTCATCTCGGGCTGGCGCCGTGCGAGATTCCCGACACCGGCGCCGACCTGTTGATCCTGGCCGGAGACATCCACCGTCCCCGCGAAGCGATCGAGTGGGCTGCTGCCTTGAAGCGACCGGCGATCTATGTGGCGGGCAACCACGAGTATTACGGTTCGAGCGTCCCCGCGACCAACCGCTTGCTGAGCGAGCTGTCTCGCGATACTGCGGTGACGGTGCTCGACTGCGAAGAAAAGCGCATCGGCGATGTCCGCATCCTCGGCGCGACGCTGTGGACGGACTTCCGCCTGGCCGGCGAAGTGCGCGAACAGGCGATGGACGATGCTGTGCGCTTCAGCCGCGACTTCAGCCGCATCGCGGTCGACGAAGACCAGAAGGAGCTCTTCACACCGTCGCACTGTGTGGCGTTGTTCGAGCGTCATGCAGCCTGGCTGGAGGCTCGGCTCGCCGAGCGGTTCGACGGCATCACCGTCGTCGTGACCCATTTCGCGCCGGCCCGTGGCAGCATCGCCGAACGCTTCGCCGGGTCGCCCCTCAATGCGTGCTTCGTCTCCGACCTCGAGGCCCTGGTCGCGGGCAGCGATGCGGCGCTGTGGATACACGGCCACACCCACGACAGCTTCGACTATCGGGTCGGTGGGACGCGGGTGCTCGCCAACCCGCGTGGTTACGTGCTCAAGGGCGTGGCCGAGAACGCCCGCTTCGACCCCGGACTGACGGTACAAGTGGACTAA
- a CDS encoding MFS transporter, with protein sequence MQTPSLRRLFGEPRFVKFWISRFIGTIANQMLMVAVGWQMYDLTGSAWDLGLVGLFQFVPAFLLTLPAGHVADRLRRNRIFATCILLQAAVALLLLAATTQGFANRELILGVSVALGVARAFQMPAQQALIPLLVGPELLSQAIALAASGMQTAIIAGPALGGALYVAGAAHVYAASMALLMVAGTLMAAVHYEHRPAAGAITLESAFAGVTFLWRNRPLLGAISLDLFAVLLGGATALLPIFARDILHTGPEGLGLLRAAPAVGALAISLVLLRWPVRRRSGSLLLVSVAVFGLATVVFGLSSHFGLSLLALAVTGAADNISVVIRQSLVQLDTPDEIRGRVSAVNSIFIGASNQLGEFESGATAAWFGPVASVVLGGVGTLLVAAAWIRLFPGLARRDHLVREPVRA encoded by the coding sequence ATGCAGACCCCCAGCTTGCGCCGACTCTTCGGCGAACCCCGCTTCGTCAAGTTCTGGATTTCCCGCTTCATCGGCACGATTGCCAACCAGATGCTCATGGTGGCCGTCGGATGGCAGATGTACGACCTCACCGGTAGCGCTTGGGACCTGGGCCTGGTCGGCCTCTTCCAGTTCGTCCCCGCCTTCCTGCTGACGCTCCCGGCAGGCCACGTCGCCGACCGTCTCCGGCGCAATCGGATCTTTGCCACCTGCATACTGCTGCAGGCCGCGGTTGCGCTCCTGTTGCTCGCTGCCACGACGCAGGGCTTTGCGAACCGCGAACTGATCCTGGGCGTCTCGGTCGCCCTGGGCGTCGCCCGCGCCTTCCAGATGCCGGCCCAGCAGGCGCTGATCCCCCTGCTGGTCGGGCCCGAACTCCTCAGCCAGGCCATCGCGTTGGCCGCGAGCGGCATGCAGACCGCGATCATCGCCGGTCCGGCCCTCGGCGGCGCGCTCTACGTTGCCGGGGCTGCGCACGTGTACGCCGCCAGCATGGCACTCCTGATGGTCGCCGGCACGCTGATGGCAGCAGTCCATTACGAGCATCGGCCGGCGGCAGGCGCAATCACGCTGGAGTCGGCCTTCGCCGGCGTCACCTTCCTCTGGCGGAACAGGCCCCTCCTCGGCGCCATCTCGCTCGACCTCTTCGCGGTGCTGCTGGGTGGCGCGACGGCCCTGCTGCCGATATTCGCGCGGGATATCCTGCACACCGGGCCCGAGGGCCTCGGCCTGCTGCGAGCCGCCCCGGCCGTGGGCGCGCTGGCCATTTCGCTCGTGCTGCTGCGCTGGCCGGTGCGCCGCCGGTCCGGCTCGCTGCTGCTCGTTTCCGTGGCAGTCTTCGGCCTGGCGACGGTGGTGTTCGGTCTCTCCAGCCACTTCGGCCTCTCGCTGCTGGCGCTGGCCGTCACGGGTGCGGCGGACAACATCAGCGTCGTCATCCGCCAGTCGCTGGTTCAGCTGGACACCCCCGACGAGATCCGCGGCCGCGTCTCCGCGGTCAATTCGATCTTCATCGGCGCGTCGAACCAGCTCGGCGAATTCGAGTCCGGCGCCACCGCCGCATGGTTCGGTCCCGTCGCCTCGGTGGTCCTGGGCGGCGTCGGCACCCTGCTGGTCGCCGCGGCCTGGATACGGCTCTTCCCGGGCCTCGCCCGGCGTGATCATCTGGTACGGGAGCCGGTTCGGGCCTGA
- a CDS encoding cbb3-type cytochrome c oxidase subunit I → MDIPLLLLSSFIIAVTGLFFFIWSLRKGLLDPDAAGAKVIFSPGEIGRVEEPAARAATQRELQRAMVFSPGEPDAGELQARLAADASSARPAFVLLGFAVFWLLVASLAGLTSSIKLHEPDWLTQYAWLSFGRIRTIHLNAVAYGWAPMAALGVALWMLPRLLKTTLEGARFAVWGAILWNIGLAIGIGCIAMGINDGMEWLEIPGQVGVLFAVGGAMIGLPLVFTLRRRKVEHLYVSVWYMGAALFWFPVLYIVAKLPNLHFGVEQATMNWWFGHNVLGLFYTPLSLAAVYYFLPKVIGRPIQSYNLSLIGFWCLAFFYGQVGGHHLVGGPVPEWMVTLSIVQSMMMIVPVVAFSLNQHLTMRGHFAALRHSPTLRFIVLGGMMYTLSSIQGSFEALRSVNTITHFTHFTVAHAHLGLYGFVTLVMFGAIYFAMPRILSREWPYPTLIAVHFWLVAIGFAIYFVSLTTAGVLQGFAMLDASKPFMESVRVTLPWLEGRSIGGALMTLGHLAFAAHFLLMALARGPKRSGAAILRPLARTA, encoded by the coding sequence ATGGACATCCCATTGCTGTTGCTTTCGTCGTTCATCATTGCCGTCACAGGTTTGTTCTTTTTCATCTGGTCCCTGCGCAAGGGACTGCTCGACCCGGATGCGGCCGGGGCCAAGGTCATCTTTTCGCCCGGCGAGATCGGCCGGGTCGAGGAACCCGCTGCGAGGGCCGCGACGCAACGGGAGCTTCAGCGGGCAATGGTGTTTTCGCCCGGCGAACCGGACGCCGGGGAACTGCAGGCGCGCCTCGCGGCGGATGCCTCGTCCGCACGCCCGGCCTTCGTCCTGCTCGGCTTCGCGGTCTTCTGGCTGCTGGTGGCGTCGCTTGCGGGCCTCACTAGCTCGATCAAGCTCCATGAGCCCGACTGGCTGACGCAATATGCCTGGCTGAGCTTCGGGCGCATCCGCACGATCCACCTGAACGCGGTTGCCTACGGATGGGCGCCGATGGCGGCGCTTGGCGTCGCCTTGTGGATGCTGCCGCGCCTGCTGAAGACGACGTTGGAAGGCGCGCGCTTCGCGGTGTGGGGCGCGATCCTGTGGAACATCGGCCTCGCGATCGGCATCGGCTGCATCGCCATGGGCATCAACGACGGCATGGAGTGGCTGGAAATCCCGGGGCAGGTCGGTGTCCTGTTCGCGGTGGGCGGCGCGATGATCGGCCTGCCGCTGGTCTTCACGCTGCGCCGGCGCAAGGTCGAGCACCTCTACGTGTCGGTCTGGTACATGGGGGCGGCGCTCTTCTGGTTCCCCGTGCTGTACATCGTCGCGAAACTGCCCAACCTGCATTTCGGCGTCGAACAGGCGACGATGAACTGGTGGTTCGGCCACAACGTGCTGGGGCTCTTCTATACGCCGCTCTCGCTCGCCGCCGTCTATTACTTCCTGCCCAAGGTCATCGGCCGGCCGATCCAGTCCTACAACCTGTCGCTGATCGGTTTCTGGTGTCTGGCGTTCTTCTACGGCCAGGTCGGCGGTCACCATCTCGTCGGTGGTCCGGTGCCGGAATGGATGGTCACGCTGTCGATCGTGCAGAGCATGATGATGATCGTGCCCGTGGTGGCGTTCTCGCTGAACCAGCACCTGACGATGCGCGGGCATTTCGCCGCCCTGCGGCATTCGCCGACACTGCGCTTCATCGTGCTGGGCGGGATGATGTACACGCTGAGCTCGATCCAGGGTTCGTTCGAAGCGCTGCGCAGCGTCAACACGATCACCCACTTCACGCACTTCACCGTCGCGCACGCCCACCTCGGCCTGTACGGTTTCGTCACGCTGGTGATGTTCGGCGCGATCTACTTCGCGATGCCGCGCATCCTGTCGCGCGAATGGCCGTATCCGACGCTGATCGCCGTGCATTTCTGGCTGGTCGCGATCGGCTTTGCGATCTACTTCGTGTCGTTGACGACGGCCGGTGTGCTGCAGGGCTTTGCGATGCTCGATGCAAGCAAGCCATTCATGGAGTCGGTGCGCGTCACGCTTCCCTGGCTGGAAGGTCGCTCGATCGGCGGTGCCTTGATGACGCTCGGCCATCTCGCCTTCGCCGCCCACTTCCTGCTGATGGCGCTGGCCCGCGGGCCCAAGCGCAGCGGCGCCGCCATTCTCCGTCCTCTCGCCCGGACCGCCTGA
- a CDS encoding CheR family methyltransferase, whose product MLWNAEIVALLERTIGLDAESIGPSLIDRAIRERLAACALDDLDAYRQRVSASGEELQALIEAVVVPETWFFRDREAFAGLCRFALDRWLPRHPEGVLRLLSVPCATGEEPYTMAMALIDAGFPMGRCSIDAIDVSAASLERANRAVYGKNSFRGDDLGFRDRHFERTAAGEQLKEAVRWAVRFSQGNLLAADFVSGTTYDAIFCCNLLIYFDRPTQVRAVAALARLLAPEGVLFVGRAEAAALRGSGFTTATVPRGFALPSAALPPVSVAAERPAMPQRLAVPRAASAPAAKPRWPGYPRIAARSPLPSASPQPCDLEHAGRLADQGRLEEAALCCGRYLQTHAFSAPAHHLLGVIRAASGDLASAAAHYRKALYLDPQHPDTLLHFALLLERQGDASGAQRLHMRRRRLEPNGEGR is encoded by the coding sequence GTGCTCTGGAATGCTGAGATCGTCGCCCTCCTCGAGCGGACGATCGGGCTCGATGCCGAATCGATCGGGCCGTCGCTCATCGACCGCGCCATTCGTGAGCGCCTGGCTGCCTGCGCCCTCGACGACCTCGATGCCTATCGGCAGCGGGTCAGCGCCTCGGGTGAGGAACTGCAGGCGCTGATCGAGGCCGTCGTCGTTCCCGAAACCTGGTTTTTCCGCGATCGCGAAGCCTTTGCCGGGCTCTGCCGCTTTGCGCTCGATCGCTGGCTGCCCCGCCACCCCGAAGGCGTCCTCCGCCTGCTGAGCGTGCCCTGTGCGACCGGCGAGGAGCCGTACACGATGGCGATGGCGCTTATCGACGCCGGTTTTCCGATGGGCCGCTGCAGCATCGATGCCATCGATGTCAGTGCCGCCTCGCTCGAGCGCGCAAACCGCGCCGTCTATGGCAAGAACTCCTTCCGCGGCGATGATCTGGGCTTTCGCGACCGCCACTTCGAGCGGACTGCGGCCGGCGAGCAGCTGAAGGAGGCGGTGCGGTGGGCGGTGCGCTTCAGCCAGGGCAACCTGCTCGCTGCCGATTTCGTCTCCGGCACTACGTACGACGCGATCTTCTGCTGCAACCTGCTGATCTACTTCGACCGTCCGACACAGGTGCGCGCGGTTGCCGCCCTGGCCCGCCTGCTCGCTCCCGAGGGCGTGCTCTTCGTCGGCCGGGCGGAAGCCGCTGCGCTGCGGGGGAGCGGCTTCACAACGGCCACGGTGCCCCGGGGCTTCGCCTTGCCCAGTGCGGCGCTGCCTCCGGTCAGCGTGGCTGCAGAACGCCCGGCCATGCCGCAACGCCTTGCGGTGCCGCGGGCAGCATCGGCGCCGGCGGCAAAGCCGCGTTGGCCGGGCTATCCGCGGATCGCGGCGCGCAGCCCCTTGCCGTCCGCGAGCCCGCAGCCCTGCGACCTCGAACACGCGGGCCGCCTCGCAGATCAGGGGCGCCTGGAGGAAGCGGCGCTGTGCTGCGGCCGTTATCTGCAGACCCACGCATTCTCGGCCCCCGCGCATCACCTGCTGGGCGTGATCCGGGCGGCATCCGGCGACCTCGCTTCGGCTGCCGCGCACTACCGCAAGGCCCTCTACCTCGACCCGCAGCACCCCGATACCCTGCTTCACTTCGCCCTTCTCCTCGAGCGGCAGGGCGACGCGTCGGGGGCGCAGCGCCTGCATATGCGGCGGCGGCGTCTCGAGCCGAACGGTGAAGGGCGATGA
- a CDS encoding chemotaxis protein CheW has protein sequence MSAAIVDCWNRIGVRGDRSCPELQACIHCRNCPVYAAAARRLLDAEMSDEVLQAGTQHVGTAVEPTASGAQALVLFRIGVEWLALSARVFDEIAGERPIHSLPNRRSGVLLGLANIRGELIVAFSLIRLLGIDPSHGEQGRAAARLLVLRDVAERAVCPVDEVFGLRRCAADELSPPPATVARAAAPFTRAVLSWEGRSVGVLDERLLFASFERSLA, from the coding sequence ATGAGCGCCGCCATTGTCGATTGCTGGAACCGCATCGGTGTGCGCGGCGATCGCTCCTGCCCCGAGCTGCAGGCCTGCATCCATTGCCGCAATTGCCCGGTGTACGCGGCTGCCGCACGTCGCTTGCTCGACGCCGAAATGTCGGACGAGGTCCTTCAGGCGGGGACGCAGCATGTGGGGACGGCAGTGGAGCCGACCGCATCAGGGGCCCAGGCGCTCGTCCTTTTCCGCATCGGCGTCGAATGGCTTGCGTTGTCGGCGCGGGTGTTCGACGAGATCGCCGGGGAGCGGCCGATCCATTCCCTGCCGAACCGGCGTAGCGGCGTATTGCTCGGTCTTGCCAACATCCGTGGCGAGCTCATCGTCGCCTTTTCGCTGATCCGGCTGCTCGGAATCGATCCGTCGCATGGGGAACAGGGCCGCGCCGCGGCTCGCCTGCTGGTCTTGCGCGATGTTGCCGAGCGTGCGGTCTGTCCGGTCGATGAAGTCTTCGGACTGCGGCGCTGCGCCGCGGACGAGCTGTCGCCGCCGCCCGCGACCGTCGCCCGCGCGGCCGCACCGTTCACTCGGGCAGTGCTGTCCTGGGAGGGCCGCTCGGTCGGGGTGCTCGACGAGCGCCTCCTCTTCGCCAGCTTCGAACGGAGTCTGGCATGA
- a CDS encoding flavin reductase family protein, translating to MQIDPSRHSAADNYKLLTNIVVPRPIAWVTSVNAAGTVNLAPFSFFNAVASNPPYVMISVGSNDAGQLKDTAANIEATGEFVVNMVTEDLFAAMNISAADFPPDQSELAAAGLTTAPSVHLQVPRVAEAQVSLECRLHSTIPLGTNKVYVGEVVMFHLADQLVGPRLHIEGFAPLGRLGSPSVYCRTTDRFNAPRISYAQWREQNDPAAVPAENS from the coding sequence ATGCAAATCGATCCTTCCCGCCATTCGGCGGCCGATAACTACAAGCTTCTCACCAACATCGTCGTCCCTCGGCCCATCGCCTGGGTCACCAGCGTGAACGCGGCCGGTACCGTCAACCTGGCCCCGTTCAGCTTCTTCAACGCCGTCGCCTCGAACCCTCCCTATGTGATGATCAGCGTCGGCAGCAACGACGCCGGACAACTCAAGGACACGGCGGCCAACATCGAGGCGACGGGCGAATTCGTCGTGAACATGGTCACGGAAGACCTGTTCGCCGCGATGAACATTTCCGCCGCGGATTTCCCCCCCGACCAAAGCGAACTCGCCGCCGCCGGGCTCACGACGGCGCCGTCCGTCCACCTCCAGGTGCCCAGGGTGGCCGAAGCGCAAGTGAGCCTCGAATGCCGCCTGCACAGCACCATCCCCCTCGGCACCAACAAGGTGTACGTCGGCGAGGTCGTGATGTTCCACTTGGCCGATCAGCTCGTCGGACCGCGGCTGCATATCGAAGGCTTTGCGCCCCTCGGCCGCCTCGGTTCGCCCTCGGTCTATTGCCGCACCACCGATCGCTTCAACGCGCCGCGCATCTCCTATGCGCAATGGCGCGAACAGAACGACCCGGCCGCCGTTCCGGCGGAAAATTCATAA
- a CDS encoding diguanylate cyclase encodes MRKGDMIHSNPPGPPIADEYTVMVLLVDDQVMVGEAVRRALAEDPNIDFHYCPDPARAIAAAGEVKPTVILQDLVMPGVDGLTLVREYRANADTRDIPIIVLSTEEDPAVKGEAFVAGANDYLVKLPDRIELIARIRYHSKAYLNQRQRDEAYRALRDSQRQLMEMNFELSRLTSVDGLTGLGNRRYLDEMLDAEWKRAGRAQCPLSVLMIDVDHFKQYNDTYGHLAGDEVLRQVAAVVQKCAGRATDLAARFGGEEFALLLPVTDLAGTVRLAEKVRNDVENLRLPHACGLDGRISVSIGGTCLVPHRTESSYILVDAADRALYEAKRGGRNRVVVHDRESLPATA; translated from the coding sequence ATGAGAAAGGGAGACATGATCCATTCGAATCCTCCGGGCCCGCCCATCGCGGACGAGTACACAGTCATGGTGTTGCTGGTCGACGACCAGGTGATGGTGGGCGAGGCGGTGCGGCGCGCGCTCGCCGAGGACCCGAACATCGATTTCCATTACTGCCCGGACCCGGCCCGCGCGATCGCCGCGGCCGGCGAGGTCAAGCCGACAGTCATCCTCCAGGATCTCGTCATGCCCGGCGTGGATGGCCTGACGCTGGTGCGCGAGTACCGTGCCAATGCCGACACGCGCGACATCCCGATCATCGTGCTGTCGACCGAGGAGGACCCGGCAGTCAAGGGCGAGGCCTTCGTCGCGGGGGCCAACGACTACCTCGTCAAGCTGCCCGACCGGATCGAGCTGATCGCGCGCATCCGCTATCACTCGAAGGCGTACCTCAACCAGCGTCAGCGCGACGAGGCCTACCGCGCGCTGCGCGACAGCCAGCGGCAGCTGATGGAAATGAATTTCGAGCTGAGTCGCCTGACCAGCGTCGACGGGCTCACCGGCCTCGGCAATCGCCGCTATCTCGACGAGATGCTGGACGCCGAATGGAAGCGCGCGGGCCGCGCCCAATGCCCGCTGTCGGTGCTGATGATCGACGTCGATCACTTCAAGCAGTACAACGACACCTACGGCCATCTCGCCGGCGACGAGGTGCTCAGGCAGGTCGCCGCGGTCGTGCAAAAGTGCGCCGGCCGAGCCACCGATCTTGCCGCACGTTTCGGCGGCGAGGAGTTTGCGTTGCTGTTGCCGGTCACCGACCTCGCAGGCACGGTGCGCCTCGCCGAAAAGGTGCGCAACGACGTCGAGAACCTGCGACTGCCGCATGCCTGCGGCCTTGACGGCCGCATCAGCGTCAGCATCGGCGGCACCTGCCTCGTCCCGCACCGGACCGAGTCCTCATACATCCTCGTCGATGCTGCGGACCGCGCCTTGTACGAGGCCAAGCGCGGGGGGCGTAACCGCGTTGTCGTGCATGATCGGGAGTCGTTGCCGGCGACGGCCTAG